A segment of the Populus alba chromosome 9, ASM523922v2, whole genome shotgun sequence genome:
taaattaatattttattaaaaaaattaataacccgagttaatttagtttaatattaattttttattggtattaGATTAGAAGATGTCGATCATGTATACGGGTTATGGTCATAAAGCTCTTAGCATTTCACACCcaaattgttgattttatagGGCCAAAATGGGGCAAGTATTTTGTGGGTCCAATCCAATTCATGGTGTGCTATGGAGCTGTTGTTGCTTGTACTCTTCTTGGAGGACAATGCATGAAGGTGAGAGCTATGGCggcaacaatttctttttttttttcaaaaaacataaaatgaaaataatataatcttaccttttctgttttttttttttcctgcagaCAGTTTATTTAATGTCAGAGCCAGAAGGGCCAATGAAGCTTTATGAATTCATAATCATATTTGGGTGCTTAATGTTGATATTAGCTCAAATCCCATCTTTTCATTCGTTAAGGAACATCAACTTGGTATCGCTGGTTCTAACCCTAGCTTACAGTGCCTGTGCCACTGGTGGTTCAATTCATATTGGTGAGCAATAATAATGAACATCACTCGTTTCAGCAGTTTAgataagttaataattaattaggctgtttttattattattattattattattattattattattcacagGAACTTCATCCAAGGAACCAAAGAACTATTCTCTGAAAGGAGACACACAAGATCGCCTTTTCGGTATCTTTAATGCCATTGCTATCATTGCCACAACATACGGCAATGGGATCATCCCAGAAATCCAGGTATGGAAAGCCCAGTTCCCTCTATAATTATGCATGGTATCCTTAGGCCAGATCTTGCTCGTCCAGACCAAGTTTCTCCCTGGTCTGGTCAAGGTTTAAGATCCTTTTCAGTTTTCAATACAAACTTCAATAGGAGAAGATAATTTAACCAAGTGCACAAAACATTTCTCGTTGCAGGCAACAGTAGCACCGCCTGTGAAAGGGAAGATGTTCAAGGGATTATGTATTTGCTACACTGTTCTTTCTCTTACCTTCTTTAGTGTTGCCATCTCTGGTTATTGGGCATTTGGAAACAATTCTGAACCTCTAGTAATTAGCAACTTCTTAGCTGACGGGCAAACTTTGGTGCCTAAATGGTTTGTTTTGATGGTCAACATCTTCACCATTCTCCAACTATCAGCAGTAGCTGTGGTACGAGCATCTCCTTTCTGTCTCTTTCTGTTCCTAAATCTGCACTACACTAACTTAAACTACAT
Coding sequences within it:
- the LOC118045523 gene encoding GABA transporter 1 isoform X2 codes for the protein MLKRVIANFGSGTWLTKYWIRRCRSCIRVMVIKLLAFHTQIVDFIGPKWGKYFVGPIQFMVCYGAVVACTLLGGQCMKTVYLMSEPEGPMKLYEFIIIFGCLMLILAQIPSFHSLRNINLVSLVLTLAYSACATGGSIHIGTSSKEPKNYSLKGDTQDRLFGIFNAIAIIATTYGNGIIPEIQATVAPPVKGKMFKGLCICYTVLSLTFFSVAISGYWAFGNNSEPLVISNFLADGQTLVPKWFVLMVNIFTILQLSAVAVVYLQPTNEVLENTFSDPKRKEFSARNVIPRAVSRSMSVIIATTIAAMLPFFGDINALIGAFGFIPLDFVLPVVFFNLTFKPSKRSIVFWLNVTIAVVFSAVGVIAAVAAVRQIGLDAKTYRLFANV